Proteins found in one Helicobacter sp. NHP19-003 genomic segment:
- a CDS encoding N6-threonylcarbamoyl adenosine t(6)A37 modification in tRNA, translating to MQKKNLSTKAGVILAQSDTTIGFFSPDCHRLNAAKHSPKNKLLLQVCPHFLDLPRVPLKQRPLVRRKKATFVYKGREHGRAFRVVQDPSVLVFLKRLGVVFSTSANLSGQDYTPEIALDLADTIVEDERGLTPKEPSTIIKLGHAHKRRLR from the coding sequence ATGCAAAAGAAAAATTTAAGCACAAAAGCGGGTGTGATCCTTGCCCAAAGCGACACCACCATAGGTTTTTTTAGCCCCGATTGTCATCGCCTCAATGCCGCCAAACACAGCCCCAAAAACAAGCTCCTTTTGCAAGTGTGCCCCCATTTTTTGGATCTGCCAAGAGTGCCGCTCAAACAACGCCCCTTAGTGCGCCGCAAAAAGGCAACCTTTGTCTATAAGGGTAGAGAGCATGGGCGGGCTTTTAGAGTGGTGCAAGACCCTAGCGTGTTGGTGTTTTTAAAGAGGCTGGGCGTGGTATTTAGCACTTCAGCGAATTTGAGCGGACAAGACTACACACCTGAGATTGCCCTCGATTTGGCAGACACGATCGTAGAAGACGAGCGGGGCCTAACCCCTAAAGAGCCCTCCACCATCATTAAGTTGGGACACGCCCACAAAAGGCGGTTGCGTTAA